tccttaaacaagcactgattagattgtaacatgagcttttaattatttgcaacattaacttgtttattgagcatataaggataattgtaaaaaaattccttcgggtattcttgtcgctaacctttccaggattggagcaagaagatcggatgaatgacaagcacaaggtatgttcaaccaatcatcatacaacattgaattaaattcatccaaacttgaattttgcaaaattcaagcttgggggagtattttacataaaaacatcatttgccatgttgctatgttggttgtccctacctttgagccatgctcaatctgttaaatactaatcacactacttcatctccacttgagtagatctctataaatgctctcatgctacctttatttgctttagtatatgtctaggtttggagtagtttcatttatctcttaattaagcatggtgcttagtttaggaatgatgatcttacttccaagggattttaaattaagcattgtgcttaggttaaaatgccctcctaaatcaaattagacatggtgtataggttgatttttgagccgatagtatgctatagcagatattggatattttgttggactaacccctgcaggaaaactttcaatatcgacctgggaagtcctgagacaaactcacattggagacaaagagagaggcacatgaagtttaacaatttacacaaggaaggtatagctcacaagagatgatccatggagggtgccacaaacacaatgcacaaccgctaagagaggaaagctcccataaggtgatactgtaccagcactcttcaagtaaggtaacatcttaaagtacttgactatcacttctataagcttctccttggttctggcgttcacatgaataaaagagacaaacatgtatgatttacaactctagattaaccaacccaatcgattcaatatgtttagtccatccacctttgtgatcccacactcctaatcatatgaactaaaatgttgcacattcaatctttggaagatatatataaacataagtatagataaattatctttccattaggttgagcgatctgatgtgacaaatgttttaaatgctacactcatgatcttattatccatcaactttgtcttgctcactatgcttaaggttagagaagaacaaatacacttttggttctgttcgtgttttccaccaatagggcccatgcacttgatctctgccttgtctctatgagcaggtacacttcgagcagcatatgaaggacttttacaaatCCCATACTCCGCCGAGTGAAGAACCtgaatctacgagcacaaacacactggagatactggacgctcaggcaatcactgccctgagatgcttgagaacgtaactactggagtaaccccattgtggatgTAATTACTAaccttctaccggtcaagagagatgatccaggacgccccatcatcccgatctccgtcgacatggtggacttcctagaagcactctacgactttggctccagcgtcaacattatgcccaggacactaagtttcccaaagggaatattgaagaacctctgcgttcgagttggtaccttatacgctccagcagacttcatggtgaaagagactgatactgatgagagggcacccatcatcctagggaggccattcctgaatacctcgggagctgtcatctacgctagtgctgccaagatcagtttctacatcaaggggaggaaggagacgtttaccttcaagaataagactacacaaatctcagagcaatccagacatgaaacaaggaagaggaccaaccagaggaacaggaacaagcaagtgtggaccgagtcagctaagatagtcactgcagttcaaggaggtcaagatcgtcgacttcagtcaccgttcctaaccaagaaggacgaccctggtgttccaagcatcaagtgcacaatcaacggatattcttttcagaagacactctacgacaccggatctaacatcaacataatggccgccagtcacctatcagctcctattcagaaccaagcccctaaaaccaacatacattcagctctagatgattttaaggttattgacatgggagaagacaagtacgatccacccatcattcttggaagaccgttcctcagcactgttaaagcaatcatctacattggaaccggagaagtccacatgcacttcccctctgagaaggtacgctgctattttactgaccttaactatatagttaaagactctaagcaggtcaggacaagaagaagatgacgcaaccgcaaccagagaaggcaaatcatcaaggacggatgggcggactacgaaggagaagtggtaatgtctgaagacatacagcttgaacaaaactgtcctgaggagaccgtagcactgagttaggtgtggagaaagaagatagttatacatgaagaggaggcaccgccggaaccaccgactacgccatctagcgaatcccaggacgactgagaaaacggagagtcccattcagaggacttaaaaacaccgaacgccttgccaagaggtaaacttggtagttatctttttccctttcaattatttaaaatagtttgcttagttaatcaggttcatatcatcttaaaaagaaaataaaaatgttaaaaatagtaagccccatgtgagtatgctcatggcataaaacccataagtacattcactgtggtggcataaaaataaaataaatatattcctgtcctataaaaataaaataatataaataagattgtgatcctactaaagagagtaacatttattgaggaggctcaacatgatgaaggctagattttatgctaacacttaaccagttccacaaagctttgttgtctatttgagctccacagaattcaaggatgaaagaagactagcagacggaggacatcctaatcgctgtcagagtgctgcctacattcaaatacacctccgccacctgctagctacatcagaagaaattatgtcaaaatccagcttgggggagagcacccccatttatccagctaagtgttctactcacgtttatactttactcaaataataaaaagatgcataatcataaaaacccaaataaagattttgtgcttatatatatatctttgcttagtttgctaaataaaaaaaataaatcaagataagtattatttttctttcttagttttatttactagtattcggaaataaaaaaaaatgcataaccatgaaaccaaacacagtttttgttttgagtaatatataatagttttatgtaatactaagttttaaataaaataaaaagaaagtttgattcaagtctaggtaattgacaaacatgatatgagaaggtctgagctactatttaacttgttccaagttttgctagagttctggagattttatcttttgaaaatctaaaaattcataaaaactaatatatgagatcataatacctagagtcttataagaaataaatattaaaactgtgggtactttctttgttcaagccattgttaattcttgtagttttggttgagagaattatcatgctcccaagatcaagatctttttgttttaaaaatataaaagattcactctttcgaagtattattgcgttagaggcatgggactatgcaaaaatttgattcaaaaaaaagagtgagatgagaggtaaaaatggacaagtgtccgaagtagaattaggggtacaaagatacccacctgagtggaaaaaaatggacatgtgtccggcagtagaattaggggtacttgctgcccacttgaaaaaaagagactaaaaaaaagaaaaaaaaggaaaaaaatgatagcccatggtccctctaataagcaatatgccagtaagagatgacaaactcttcaaaaaggtcaaaggtcttgatctaggattatgacattcctctcccttgctccgagcattgacatagcaaaatgcaaagtaagtatgctaaaatttttaaagctctacttatatatctttcgagaagaaggcaaatgcctcagatttattttggaaacttataaacaactccagaacaaaggtaagacagaagaacttgagacatagtgcttgacttgatcattctgtttttcaatcacttaagaccttagtgataacttaaaacccCTTTAGtaaaaggcataaaagtaacccctgttttcttgatgattttagctttgctcagggacgagcaaaggttaagcttgggggagcttgttgccggtccttaatgctcacatttaaccatcaactaataatagaaaaggatccaaatgcaaccaacacctagacttaaggttttatctgacagaattccacgagttttcgtgtttgtctatttctgcagggggttatcagggaatatgaaagaaaggcccacacgtcaggtttacatagagatattaatgtgccgcgcaattttctaccatctagaagactccagaagccacgggaacgaacgggaggccgatcgggcccgggggcagggcgcccgcccaagtcccttgggtgcccgcccagctacagtaaccaatcagcttcaacttcgcggatcgtgctccaccgacctaagggaccaaggaaaaccgtgcgattaatgtcggtttgatccgacggcccagattcatctgaaaagactatataagcaaggccccctggcccctggagagcatacctcttctacagaatcaaagctagggtttcaattcttcatccaagtagagaggatccctctagttcttctagttctacctctagttcataacagggaacgaacgggaagccgagagggctcagggacagggcgcctgccctactcctttgggcgcccgcccaccttcagTGTCCAATTTGAACCCGTTTcgtggatcacgctccacccaCCTAAAGGATCagggaaaaccatgcgattaatgtcagtttgatccgacggcccagattcatctgaaaagactatataagcaaggcgccctggcccctggagatcatacctcttctacagaatcaaagctagggtttcaattcttcatccaagtagagaggatccctctagttcaactagttctagttctagtttatctagttctagttcatctagttctagttcctctagttctagttctagttagttcttgttgtaatctagaaaatagggagagagaagaggtgagcggaggaggagccggatctgtcggctcttccccaacattatacttttgcagcaactggttcgttcttcatcgttctccaagttcttcaattcataattcctgagttctttaattacttttatttacattcaagttatttattggattcccgcttgcatcaagtgctctagtctttataacgctagagtagtaattaatagattagacgtggtgtttagtcttgcaattacctagaattgcacccaatcctgcggattgttgtggtagccctagggtagtgacagccctaacagtcgacgtattccacctcgttcggattggtgtttgtaggaccgtagtcagagcttcctagcccccttctcatctctttctgtggttagtgttctgatgtcccgaaataaataatctttgaagtaattcttgattcttagatcaactagagaactctcaggaaacttcctctcttcccaccaaaaataattatatagttacccttgggcgatcttgaatcttaattagtacactcacgttccctgtggaaaatcgatactctggaatactcctgagtgaaagctacatcggtatccgtgcgcttgcggatttttctgtttgcgtttaaaatacccaacagctatgaacttgatggtgacacaagacacagacaaggtttttatctaggttcggccgccgtctgggcgtaatacctacgtcgtgcgtctgattgtattgctgtgtaTTGGATTGAATTgtgtatgatctgtcctctaggagacttctgcccctccttatatatcctgaagagatagagttacaagcaaagcatcctatttggtacaatatcttgtcgCCTTGCAATGCACGCCGACCAGCATCGTGTGTCgcatgtcttcatcttgtgggccgagccacctctgatggtgcggcccatctcaacccatgagggtataggtgtttatacccccacacctagtccccgagcactgtgcattgtgatgtaacacgccattTTGGGTTTCTTCGacaagtgaggcttgacgtcttcgataAGGAGGAAAGTCGCCCGAATAGTTacaacggtattttaaccaactcaaaagacagttgatcagcattgacatcaaagaagcaggttgttcgaagaatgcatggtgctcttaatcaaaaaatatttctttcctgaagaagtgtgcccacttagtccccgagcctgtagtaggtgacataggcacgtggtgccagggtctaaagagaaaaaaccacatagaaaatctgatactaaaatgcatcgccagatgcatcgtaccgatgtagtccccgagcttaatggaaggcgaagtatgagccttgtagcaaggtctaaaaaattaaaattatcccgtccaattcatatgtaactaaGAAAAGCAATTCCCAAGCTATAGTTGGAGAGTAATCGAAGCAAGTCCCGAGCACAGTGTagggagtgattgatgagtctCCGAGCAAGGTTGGGAATGtaatcatgctcggtggtcagcacaGTCCTCGAGCACGGCATAgagactagtcgaccagtccccgagcatggttgggaacgtaaacatactcggtggtcggcatagtccctgagcacggcgtagggactggtggacaagtcctcgagcgtggttgggaacgtaaacgtgctcggtggtcagcacagtcttcgagcacagcatagagactagtcgacaagtccccgagcgtggttgggaacgtaaacatgcTCAGTGGTCGGAGTAGTCCCCGAGTACAACATAGCgaatagtcgacaagtccccgagcgtagcttgttgactgggccaaactcctgaaaaataatatagagaataggtagtacatgatgtataaataaactatagataaaaaatcagcactgagataagtttgcatataacagggcagtacactctaccactaatatgtgtccttttgaaattgtatatgggttcaaacctattgctccgatatatttgttgccccttccattgcataaaagaaccaatatggaagcctccaagcatgctgcatacatcaataaggtacacgagaagaccaaggaagcaattgaactcaaggcaggacgcaaggctgcaagtatgaacaaacataggaagaaggtgttatttgaacctggggacttggtatggatacacttgcgcaaggatcgatttcctcagcagcgcaaatcaaaattgctgccacgaggagatggtccattttgtgttcttgagaagatcaatgacaatgcatacaagattgatcttcctgcaagttatggcgtgagcaactccttcaatgttgctgatctctcaccattcacaagtgaagacactttagagtcgaggacgactccttttcaaggggggggggggatgatatgaccatgccaccaagcaagctatcacaagctccaagtcaagctacacccactcaagtttcacctacaccgacaccagcctaagtcatcgatggaccgattacacgtagtcgtgcaaagaagctacaacaagaggtccacgcgctactttgtgagattcattttaacattaatgagaattatatactacctaagtgttgtaccttgattgtactcaggtatatagaagaagagaaggatgaatcggaccctgaagaatggaccagtgcaagttccagaagaagtcaaaaacggaccagtgaaagtcaaaaacggaccagtgcaaagaaatcttcataacgttttactcacaaaagctatgaaggcccatgagcacttgttggaaagcttgatgaGTCTACTTTCAAATTGATCTAGtgacgaccagtttggatacttcatattgcctgcagacctgaattagtacagactactcagaaggtcaacagtctatcatgacagaatgttagtacaacttgccaagtaaaactgtatcaatctacaatgtttcgtgctggttggcatacattacTGGAAAGCCTTTTGAGtgtagtttcacacccaagaaacagttcatcatttggacttcctaataaaaagttatggtcagtttatgtgaaactgctctggaggccaacagtcacgcgaagccacttcgggaatccatttcgagggacctttcacattgccttccctcagaaactctatttcattttcatacctatctagcagggctgttgttAGTATAagtaccccctaagactcattgtaatctcagacttttgataattgaaatatagaactccttttgtttagctgtgtgctagcaaatattcagagagtgatctctaccccttgctcttgtgatttcctcgcgggattacgtaggcggcggcttcatccgctccctattggtgctcctactcccttcaaggtatcccttgattgattgtagattgtgttggttggttctttgagagtgtggttgggtgaatcctcgattcagtttgccggttaaagacggcggttggcttcgagttttatttgccaggttgcactagttatcgttgCTTGcaacaagttatccggctgttcttcagctagttattggtgttcttcctacgtcgtgaagatcgggacaacgtgacatatcagtatcctatttggtacaatatcttgtagccttgcggtgcacgccgaccagcatcgtgcgccgcacgtcttcatcttgcgggccgagccacctctgatggtgcggcccatgtcaacccatgagggtataggggtttataccccaacAGTCACGAGCACAAAAGAGTGGACCTAAAGTCAGTGAATAACTATATAGGTAACCTTTGGTCATAATGTCCGCGAACTGATGAGACGATGGAACATGGACCACTCAAACCTGTCCCAAAGCAACCTTCTCACAAACGAAGGGAATATCTATCTCAATATGCTTCATGCGATGATGATGAACTGGATTCTAGGCCATGTAGGTAGCGCTGACATTATCACAGTAGACGATCGTCGCTGAAGAGATGGGTGCATGGAGCTCCTAAAGTAACTGACGAAGCCAACAAGTCTCAGCCACAGCGTGCGCAACAGCACGATACTCAGCCTCCGCACTCGAACGAGATACCATAGTCTATCGTTTGGAGGACCAAGAGACTAAGTTGTCACCGAGGAAGACACAGTAGCCTGAAGTGGACTGCCGAGAGTCTGAACAACTAGCCCAATCAGCATAGGAGTAGGCAATCAAGTTGGTGATGCTGCCTGTGCCGATGTGAAGCCCGGTGAACAGGATGCCCTTGACATACCACAAGACACGCTTGAGCATCACAAGGTGAGGCTCTCGTGGGTCATGCATGAAGAGGCAAACCTGCTGAACAACATAGGCGAGGTCCGGACGAGTCAGTGTCAGGTACTGTAGTGCACCGGTATGGCTACGGTACTGAGTGGCATCCGACACCGGTGCACCATCCATAGCAGAGAGCTTGGCATGAGTGTCAACAGGAGTTGCCGTAGAGTGACACTCAGCCATGCCGGCATGTTGGAGCAGGTCCATAGCATACTGGCGCTAAGACAAGAAGAGGCCATCTACAGAATGCGTGACAGAGATCCCAAGGAAGTCATGAAGATCCCCGAGATGTGTCACAGTAAACTCAGAGTGAAGGAGCTTGGTGAGGCGTCGAAGAACCAAGGTCGACGAGGCTGTCAGgatgatgtcgtcgacatagagcAGCAAGTAGGTGATGTCGGCAACCACTGTGTAAACAAAGAGGGATGGATCGGAGGTCGAAGGACTGAAGCCAGACCACTGGACGAAGCTAGAGAACCACTTGTGCCATGCCCTAGGCGCCTGCTTGAGTCCGTAGAAGTACTTTTGTAGGAGACAGACATGGTTGGGAGCCACCATGTATGAAACCGGGTGGCTACACGCAATAGTCTGTCTCGTTTAGATGGCCGTGAAGAAAGACATTCTTCACATCCAGCTGATGTATAGGCCAGGAGCGAGAGGCGGTGATGCCGAGGACGACCCTGATGGTAGCCAGTTTGACAACCGGGCTAAACGTCTCGTCGTAGTCGATGTCGTATTGCTGTGATAAGCCATGAACGACCCATCTGGCTTTCTGGCGAGCCAGAGAGCCGTCAACATGATACTTGAGCTTGAAGACCcacttgtcggtgatgatgttgGCACGAGGCGGTCGAGGGATGAGACACCAGGTACCATTGTCTATGAGCGCCTTGTATTCTTCAGCCACAGCCATGTGCCAATTCACATCGGCGAGCGTGGCGTGACAGTTGCCTGGCAATGGAGAAGCCAGGCTGGCGGGCCGCTGTAGTAAAGCCATCCCTTGCATGGGCGACGACAAAGAACCCATCTGGGAATGAGTCGCCCGCATAGGGGGCTCATGTGGAGGTGGAGCCAAGGGCACCATGGCCTGCTGCTGTGGGGCTAAAGGTGCAGAAGGGGCCACCTAGGGCGGCTGTGGAGCCAGCGGTGGAGCTGGACGAGGACTATTGTGGATGCCGATCCGCTGGCGGGCAGGAGCAGGGGTGACAACACCGCTGGAGTAGGTGCTAGAGCTGCAGCCtgctgttgatggtccttaagtaccaaaattaatcatcaattaaataaagaaaaggatccaaatgcaaccaacacctagacttagggttttatctgacagaattccatgagttttggtgtttctctatttctacagggggttatcaggaaatatggaggaaagacccacacgtcgggtttacatagagatattaatgtgtgcagcaattttctatcatctagaagactctagaagccacgggaacgaacgagaggccgagcgggcccgggggcagggcgcccaccctcccccctagggcgcttcCCCTGTTGTCTGGGCCAATCAGGCCCCacctcacggattatgctccaccgacctaaatgattaaggaaaaccatgcgattaaggtcagttttctccaacggcccacgttcatttggaagggctatataagcaggccccctggcccctagaggcggcattctcattctcaaaccgtaattcattcattcatccaaggaggatagtctctgatcaagccctagtgccaccacatcaactagatctctagtttagcatagctatataggattagaactagaatgagtcaatcttcgattggtttcgagatctgtcaagaggattcttggtaattcctctactgttcttcatttgttcatcattgttcttcaatattatgaatatgactttgctctatttcaatatattgattatgactttgctctacttatttatatttgcaattatatcgttctaagtttatcatggttatatacttggcttagttagattggaattatatacatgtttaggatcgtatagcgtttatccatcgggtccatgggtaaatgataagtattgtgtaggcgtggtgtctATACTGTATTAATCTacaattgtaccctatatgccggatcgcggggcaGTTCGCGGTGTGACAactttgttgattcttatatattccccctcccgtgtatagggcaggcagagcaacattattacaggtgagtgattgctatgtttctcatcttccttgataatatcactatgtatgggcgtagtcctgtctcccAATGATtgtcaagtataattgcactaattatgatatgctagactttatagttaagaataacttaggaaatatttttgtagttcatcctaattccatgctaatgacttgctagaatatctgttgaggtgcttatcattatcatatgtggctagttatgctgatcaaattagttatctttgtcaccattcatactttatctatattttatgtgatatTTATCCCTATATTGATGAGATAGATGAATGCTTTCTATTACACATGTGTTGATACtcagttccatatttcattccacaATCCACATTGGTGttagtaatcccttcccagtggtaaaaatatgaataacgatacctggaatacttcccggttaaaatgctacatcggtattaatctgtgcgcttgcagatcccttttattatttattcagaagagcaattgcatatttcaataccgcatctctcatgtcatgctggggatgacaacttggcttaagtggcatgagggataggttcggcatttttggcgccgttatcagaaatagaaaactaagtctacttttggtaatgacgttaagaatgccaaacaagcatttttggtgctaatgctggggaaggttgattTACTAATAAGGAACGAATACGGAAtaatgagtcatcattcgcatcactaatatgattgagatcatCAAGTCTCTCATACAACTTTACCCCTATATTTtgctattttttattattttatgcagggtgatgtatgaatagaagacatcttctagaaaattttgttgacgaCCCTGAAGCAATaaacagaaaaacaagagccaagctcaagaagatctcatcgtcaacacttcagcacaaaACTTCATGAAATCAAGAAGATCGCCGAAGTTTCATTCGGAACTTGtcatcagagttcgaagccatggcaaacaaGTCGATCCgcaagttctcagctcccaccatggacaacatccgcactggacctgctgtagagatcgaccagacatttgagctcaagcctaggcTCATCAACCTGGTACAAGCAAATAAGTTCTattggaaggcacacgaagacactagTGCTCATccccaacacttcctagagatttgcagcacatttactATTTTAGAAGTTCCCAGAGACGtgatactacttcgcctcttcccattctcattgtTGGGGAGAACGAAGTAGTGGTTCTATGCaaccaaggagaagaatactacgtgggcactctgctccacgaatatTCTGGCCAAGTTCTTTcctatgggcaagaccaatgctcttcgtgggaaaatgacaagttttcagcaacaacatgatgaatccattctagaggcatgggagcgcttccaacaca
This window of the Sorghum bicolor cultivar BTx623 chromosome 7, Sorghum_bicolor_NCBIv3, whole genome shotgun sequence genome carries:
- the LOC110437242 gene encoding uncharacterized protein LOC110437242, giving the protein MAECHSTATPVDTHAKLSAMDGAPVSDATQYRSHTGALQYLTLTRPDLAYVVQQVCLFMHDPREPHLVMLKRVLWYVKGILFTGLHIGTGSITNLIAYSYADWASCSDSRQSTSGYCVFLGDNLVSWSSKR